The proteins below come from a single Pseudomonadota bacterium genomic window:
- a CDS encoding TonB-dependent receptor codes for MSRAPQIIVAALALGIAALPRAAAAEEPAPFTPPVLLEPAEPVYPERALAERVEAEVVLDVDIDDQGQVEGVAVTAPAQPTGYGFDEAAIEAASRLAFEPAREGDLPVPVRISYRYRFVLPAAAAAASDSAADAAQSKVERPARPKVVNFEGRLLERGTRLPLAGVVVVVFRGKGDATEAYQAPTDAEGAFSFSDLGAGDWRVYAEPDGYFPLRAVERIAAGEKTEAKYFVEKGNYNPYDVVIQGERVRKEVSRTTLTVAEIEKVPGTFGDVLAVIRNLPGVARTSLASGDIVVRGSSPEDTQVFIDGVTVPIIYHFGGLRSVVPLGMLERIDFYPGNFSSYYGRATGGVVDVALKDLAPEKIGGELDVNLFDASLYLEAPIGDKAAIAIGARRSYIDAVLNLAVPDDAPASIITAPRYYDYQLLAAFRPARAHELKLFFFGSDDELRVLFDNPTEFSPEIRSGDARTSTTFYRTVLQHRWVPDRRVENEIKIAAGRNWLFAGLGDQLYLDLNTYVAQIRDTLRVELTDGIALRTGLDYLLTKTDARFKLPQSTKEGEVMGRPDLDTVRFTDASGTVFHSVGAFFEIEALVLERLLLVPGVRFDYFSRLDETALAPRLTARLAIDDEWTVKGGVGLYHQEPSFDETDAVFGNPGLHLESAVHTSAGVEFRPLPQLTLDATVFYKSLENLVSRTDETVVRDGAIAPLNYNNGGVGRAYGLELLVRHELTNHFTGWIGYTLSRAERRDYGARDYRLFDFDQTHILTVLGTYELPRNWSIGARWRLVSGRLTTPRTGAVYNVDDGAYEATYGAVNSERMPPFHQLDIRVDKKWIFDNWVLTAYLDVQNVYNRANPEGYSYNYDSSERRVRQGLPIIPVIGIQGEF; via the coding sequence ATGTCGCGCGCACCCCAGATCATCGTCGCGGCGCTCGCGCTCGGGATCGCGGCGCTCCCGCGGGCGGCGGCCGCCGAGGAGCCGGCGCCGTTCACGCCGCCCGTGCTGCTCGAGCCGGCCGAGCCCGTCTACCCCGAGCGGGCGCTCGCCGAGAGGGTGGAGGCGGAGGTCGTGCTCGACGTCGACATCGACGACCAGGGGCAGGTCGAGGGCGTGGCCGTGACCGCGCCGGCGCAGCCGACGGGGTACGGCTTCGACGAGGCGGCGATCGAGGCCGCGAGCCGGCTCGCGTTCGAGCCCGCGCGCGAGGGCGATCTCCCGGTGCCGGTCCGCATCTCGTACCGGTACAGGTTCGTCCTCCCCGCGGCCGCGGCGGCCGCGAGCGATTCGGCCGCGGACGCGGCGCAATCGAAGGTCGAGCGCCCGGCCCGCCCGAAGGTCGTGAACTTCGAGGGGAGGCTCCTCGAGCGCGGCACCCGGCTGCCGCTCGCGGGCGTGGTCGTCGTCGTGTTCCGCGGCAAGGGAGACGCCACCGAGGCCTACCAGGCGCCGACGGACGCCGAGGGCGCGTTCTCGTTCTCGGATCTCGGCGCCGGCGATTGGCGCGTCTACGCAGAGCCGGACGGCTACTTCCCGCTGCGCGCCGTGGAGCGGATCGCCGCCGGCGAGAAGACCGAGGCGAAGTACTTCGTCGAGAAGGGCAACTACAACCCCTACGACGTCGTCATCCAGGGCGAGCGGGTGCGCAAGGAGGTCAGCCGCACCACGCTGACGGTGGCCGAGATCGAGAAGGTGCCCGGGACCTTCGGCGACGTCCTCGCCGTGATCCGCAACCTGCCCGGCGTCGCGCGCACGAGCCTCGCGAGCGGCGACATCGTCGTGCGCGGGTCGTCGCCCGAGGACACGCAGGTCTTCATCGACGGCGTCACCGTCCCGATCATCTACCACTTCGGCGGCCTGCGCAGCGTCGTGCCGCTCGGCATGCTCGAGCGGATCGACTTCTACCCGGGCAACTTCTCGTCGTACTACGGCCGCGCGACCGGCGGCGTCGTCGACGTCGCGCTCAAGGATCTCGCCCCCGAGAAGATCGGCGGCGAGCTCGACGTGAACCTCTTCGACGCGTCGCTCTACCTCGAGGCGCCCATCGGCGACAAGGCCGCGATCGCGATAGGCGCCCGCCGCAGCTACATCGACGCCGTGCTGAACCTGGCCGTCCCGGACGACGCGCCGGCGAGCATCATCACGGCGCCGCGCTACTACGACTACCAGCTGCTCGCGGCGTTCCGCCCCGCGCGCGCGCACGAGCTGAAGCTGTTCTTCTTCGGCTCCGACGACGAGCTGCGCGTGCTGTTCGACAACCCGACCGAGTTCAGCCCGGAGATCCGCTCGGGCGACGCGCGCACCTCGACGACGTTCTACAGGACCGTGCTCCAGCACCGCTGGGTGCCGGACCGGCGCGTCGAGAACGAGATCAAGATCGCCGCCGGCCGCAACTGGCTGTTCGCCGGCCTCGGCGATCAGCTCTACCTCGATCTGAACACCTACGTCGCGCAGATCCGCGACACGCTGCGGGTCGAGCTGACCGACGGCATCGCGCTGCGCACCGGCCTCGACTACCTGCTCACCAAGACCGACGCGCGCTTCAAGCTGCCGCAGTCCACGAAGGAGGGCGAGGTGATGGGGCGCCCGGATCTCGACACGGTCCGCTTCACGGACGCGAGCGGCACGGTGTTCCACTCGGTCGGCGCGTTCTTCGAGATCGAGGCGCTCGTGCTCGAGCGGCTGCTGCTCGTGCCCGGGGTGCGCTTCGACTACTTCTCGCGGCTCGACGAGACCGCGCTGGCGCCGCGGCTCACCGCGCGGCTCGCCATCGACGACGAGTGGACGGTCAAGGGCGGCGTCGGGCTCTACCACCAGGAGCCCTCGTTCGACGAGACCGACGCGGTCTTCGGCAACCCGGGGCTGCACCTCGAGTCCGCGGTGCACACCTCCGCTGGCGTCGAGTTCCGGCCGCTGCCGCAGCTCACGCTCGACGCGACCGTGTTCTACAAGAGCCTCGAGAACCTGGTCAGCCGCACGGACGAGACCGTCGTGCGCGACGGCGCGATCGCGCCCCTGAACTACAACAACGGCGGCGTCGGGCGCGCGTACGGGCTCGAGCTGCTCGTCCGGCACGAGCTGACGAACCACTTCACCGGCTGGATCGGGTACACGCTGTCGCGGGCCGAGCGCCGCGACTACGGCGCGCGCGACTACCGGCTCTTCGACTTCGACCAGACGCACATCCTCACGGTGCTCGGCACCTACGAGCTCCCGCGCAACTGGAGCATCGGCGCGCGCTGGCGCCTCGTCAGCGGCCGGCTCACGACCCCGCGGACCGGCGCCGTGTACAACGTCGACGACGGCGCCTACGAGGCGACCTACGGCGCGGTGAACTCGGAGCGGATGCCGCCGTTCCACCAGCTCGACATCCGCGTCGACAAGAAGTGGATCTTCGACAACTGGGTGCTCACCGCGTACCTCGACGTGCAGAACGTCTACAACCGCGCGAACCCCGAGGGGTACTCGTACAACTACGACTCGAGCGAGCGGAGGGTCCGCCAGGGGCTTCCGATCATCCCGGTGATCGGCATCCAAGGAGAGTTCTAG